One part of the Oncorhynchus kisutch isolate 150728-3 linkage group LG22, Okis_V2, whole genome shotgun sequence genome encodes these proteins:
- the LOC109866801 gene encoding galanin peptides isoform X1, producing the protein MQKSIGVVCISLIFCAALSETIGLVIAAKEKRGWTLNSAGYLLGPRRIDHLIQIKDNPSVRGREELLSQYGIDGHRTLSDKHGLAGKRDMPRDYDFKSGSLRITDEDVLHNVIDFLSYMQLKEIGALDTLPSLLSSEEMSQP; encoded by the exons ATGCAGAAGTCTATTGGGGTAGTTTGCATATCACTCATTTTCTGCGCAGCTCTGTCAGAAACAATTGGATTAGTGATTGCG GCTAAAGAGAAGCGAGGATGGACACTGAACAGTGCTGGCTACCTTTTGGGTCCTC GTCGTATTGATCACCTAATACAGATAAAGGATAATCCCAGCGTAAGGGGGAGAGAAGAACTGCTAAGTCAAT ATGGCATCGACGGTCACCGGACACTCAGTGACAAGCATGGCCTTGCTGGTAAGAGAGACATGCCCCGGGACTATGACTTCAAATCAG GTTCCTTGAGGATAACAGATGAGGATGTATTACACAATGTCATTGACTTCTTATCATACATGCAACTTAAAG AAATCGGAGCTCTGGATACCCTGCCTTCCTTGCTCTCATCAGAAGAGATGAGTCAGCCCTAG
- the LOC109866801 gene encoding galanin peptides isoform X2: MQKSIGVVCISLIFCAALSETIGLVIAAKEKRGWTLNSAGYLLGPHGIDGHRTLSDKHGLAGKRDMPRDYDFKSGSLRITDEDVLHNVIDFLSYMQLKEIGALDTLPSLLSSEEMSQP; the protein is encoded by the exons ATGCAGAAGTCTATTGGGGTAGTTTGCATATCACTCATTTTCTGCGCAGCTCTGTCAGAAACAATTGGATTAGTGATTGCG GCTAAAGAGAAGCGAGGATGGACACTGAACAGTGCTGGCTACCTTTTGGGTCCTC ATGGCATCGACGGTCACCGGACACTCAGTGACAAGCATGGCCTTGCTGGTAAGAGAGACATGCCCCGGGACTATGACTTCAAATCAG GTTCCTTGAGGATAACAGATGAGGATGTATTACACAATGTCATTGACTTCTTATCATACATGCAACTTAAAG AAATCGGAGCTCTGGATACCCTGCCTTCCTTGCTCTCATCAGAAGAGATGAGTCAGCCCTAG
- the LOC109866807 gene encoding sodium/hydrogen exchanger 10, translating to MAFLHTESHSEISDMTSDNDTSLMPWILLSDQSQPGIILTVFGACLFGAVVRTLLQTLKLPYTVLLALCGMLLGTLSFQYPEVSYYTKEIAHISPKLLIHTFMPVLIFSSAFEIESHIFWKSLIQVLLLAIPGFLLSSSMIALLVVKVYAYNWDWYVGMMFGAIVSTIDPFISTALLRSLGTAKPLILLIEGESLFSDGASIITFDAFKDLATDLSHFEATTFTIKLILKVFGSPLLGFIMSKIIMFWLSYIFNDGLIEITISLAMTYITFYFAEWLGMSGVIAVLIMGLLLDTVNFSPEIEVFLLRFWEMLTYLANTLIFFIVGIVVARAFQHVGVNDFFNIVVLYFAMYIIRLVTVIALSPFLVRTGYGFSWRWAAVCVWGGTKGAFCLSLTLMAFQSDDLDEEQVREKILVLSSGMVVLTLLINASSMTWFLRLLGLYDVSVPRRMAMYSAVQRVRESSQNTFSLLKIDRFLADANWEMAEQRVLIEDPYKTPNEKVSIEEFSPTARMTKCPDCDRDIPYAPSPQELEDMMEEARMRILKAQKTSYWKQYSAGMLNREAARTLINTAENMTDHKGKFMSVQDVKKYWELKGFFVSLRRSLEDWLYNVKLDKLKPSRNAMLKRCYQVVFSLPFEYFIYALIVLNIFPIILEFIPAISDKHNLELSIINYIFFSGYLVEAILKALAMRKAYIFNHWNQFDLFIIVLACVDIFLDHYLETTAYVVNIHMIKIVKVSKMIRLTRALRLVKIIIPKLIEIINRQIHKQLSFGYDIGKGYVIGEEHISKIIDHISDDKSISKKLKIILERNCQQAVREIGLLQRDHPEIAISVKTRQAIRAVLNSERDAIHTLVSGGLLDDIEASKLEKMIEIKMKKLIKFPPTIPAATAEELLQNLPWLNKDSTQIQFIKTVAKLLFFDFGDTIIQENDDPQGIHLIVSGLVKMTGGSPNLGGKRPKEKTRLTDYRSCGAIMGELNCLTQQSMEMTVTCETATQTCFIAIESLFEAFDVFPEFPSLEYMIWRSLAVKISTSTFMEHIIYQGWSYHRICSHLARAYLVDVEVNRKFDVYDGTMEDVVVIYGSCDDLASQCSYNAPALISRTTHQVLGTANTTKLLIVPSEHSEMKQTVSELPRQDSVPCLRHAAHRRASRDDRSGLLRTVSVMSKEGSPKRSCSSLDKAT from the exons ATGGCTTTCCTACACACCGAATCCCATTCAGAAATCAGCGATATGACGTCTGATAATGACACCAGCCTCATGCCCTGGATTCTTTTAAGTGACCAGAGTCAACCAGGGATCATACTCACTGTGTTTGGAGCATGTCTCTTTGGAG CTGTTGTCAGAACCCTCTTGCAGACTCTGAAGCTGCCATATACTGTACTATTAGCCCTTTGTGGGATGTTACTAGGAACACTTAGTTTCCAGTATCCAGAG GTCAGTTATTACACAAAGGAGATTGCACACATCAGCCCCAAACTGTTGATTCACACGTTTATGCCCGTGTTGATATTCAGTAGTGCCTTCGAAATTGAATCCCACATCTTTTGGAAATCTTTAATACAG GTACTACTGCTGGCAATACCTGGATTTTTGCTCAGTTCTTCTATGATTGCACTGCTAGTTGTGAAAGTGTATGCTTACAACTGGGACTGGTATGTTGGCATGATGTTTGGAGCCATTGTAAGCACCATTGACCCTTTCATATCAACGGCTTTGTTACGCAGTCTCG GAACAGCCAAACCCCTCATACTTCTGATAGAGGGAGAGTCATTGTTCAGTGATGGCGCCTCTATCATTACATTTGATGCATTCAAAGACCTTGCCACTGATCTTAGTCATTTTGAAG CAACAACTTTCACCATCAAGCTGATATTGAAAGTCTTCGGGAGCCCTCTTTTAGGGTTCATCATGTCTAAAATCATTATGTTTTGGCTGTCGTACATCTTCAACGATGGACTGATTGAAATAACCATCAGCCTGGCAATGACGTACATCACATTTTACTTCG CTGAATGGCTAGGCATGTCTGGGGTCATAGCTGTCCTCATTATGGGGCTTCTCTTGGACACTGTCAACTTCAGCCCAGAAATTGAAGTGTTTCTTTTACG GTTCTGGGAGATGCTGACCTATTTGGCCAACACCTTAATTTTCTTCATTGTTGGTATTGTGGTAGCCAGAGCATTTCAACACGTGGGTGTCAACGATTTTTTCAACattgtagtgctctactttgctATGTACATCATAAG ACTTGTGACTGTTATTGCACTGTCACCCTTCCTGGTACGCACTGGGTATGGCTTCAGCTGGCGGTGGGCAGCAGTCTGTGTCTGGGGCGGGACCAAAGGGGCCTTTTGTCTAAGTCTTACACTCATGGCTTTTCAGTCAGACGATTTAGATGAAGAGCAAGTGAGAGAAAAG ATTTTGGTCCTGTCTTCTGGAATGGTGGTCCTAACACTTCTTATCAATGCATCATCGATGACTTGGTTCCTTAGACTATTAG GCCTGTATGATGTGTCTGTGCCCAGGCGCATGGCCATGTATAGTGCGGTGCAGCGGGTGCGGGAGAGCTCGCAGAACACTTTCAGTTTGTTGAAGATTGACAGGTTTTTAGCAGATGCTAACTGGGAAATGGCAGAGCAGAGAGTCCTCATAGAGGACCCCTATAAAACACCCAATGAAAAG GTTAGCATTGAAGAGTTCTCTCCCACAGCCAGGATGACTAAGTGCCCAGACTGTGACAGGGACATTCCCTATGCACCATCACCACAGGAGCTGGAGGACATGATGGAGGAGGCTCGCATGCGCATTCTGAAGGCTCAGAAG ACAAGCTACTGGAAGCAGTACAGCGCTGGAATGCTGAACCGAGAGGCAGCCAGGACCCTGATCAATACAGCTGAGAACATGACAGACCACAAGGGAAA GTTCATGAGTGTTCAGGATGTCAAGAAATACTGGGAGCTGAAAGGTTTTTTTGTGTCTCTTCGGAGGAGTCTAGAGGACTGGCTGTACAATGTCAAGCTTGATAAACTTAAACCATCAAG GAATGCGATGCTCAAGCGGTGCTACCAGGTTGTCTTCAGCCTCCCCTTTGAGTATTTCATCTACGCATTGATTGTCCTCAACATCTTCCCCATCATCCTGGAGTTCATCCCAGCGATCAGTGACAAACATAACCTAGAACTCAGTATTATCAACTACATTTTCTTCAGCGGCTATCTTGTGGAGGCTATACTGAAG GCTTTGGCCATGAGGAAGGCCTATATCTTCAATCACTGGAACCAGTTTGACCTCTTCATTATCGTCTTGGCTTGTGTTGACATATTCCTGGACCATTATTTAGAAACCACAGCATATGTTGTCAATATTCACATGATAAAAATTGTGAAGGTGTCTAAAATGATCCGCCTTACCAGGGCACTTCGTTTGGTGAAG ATCATCATTCCCAAGCTTATAGAAATCATAAACCGGCAGATCCATAAGCAGCTCAGCTTTGGGTATGACATCGGGAAAGGCTATGTCATCGGAGAGGAGCACATAAGCAAGATCATTGACCATATCTCTGATGACAAAAGCATATCTAAG AAATTGAAAATAATACTGGAGAGAAACTGCCAGCAGGCTGTCAGGGAGATTG GCTTGCTGCAGAGAGACCATCCTGAGATTGCCATCTCGGTGAAGACCAGACAGGCCATACGAGCCGTGCTGAACAGTGAGAGAGACGCCATCCATACACTCGTGTCTGGGGGGCTCTTAGATGACATAGAAGCATCAAAGCTGGAGAAG ATGATTGAAATAAAAATGAAGAAATTGATCAAATTTCCACCAACAATCCCAGCAGCAACAGCAGAGGAGCTTCTGCAGAATTTGCCTTGGCTGAACAAAGACAGCACCCAGATTCAGTTCATCAAG ACAGTGGCCAAGCTTCTTTTCTTTGACTTTGGAGACACCATCATACAAGAAAATGATGACCCTCAAGGAATACACTTGATTGTCTCTGGCCTGGTTAAG ATGACTGGAGGAAGCCCAAACCTTGGAGGCAAGAGGCCCAAGGAGAAGACCAGGCTGACAGACTACAGGAGCTGCGGGGCCATCATGGGAGAACTCAACTGTCTCACCCAGCAGTCTATGGAGATGACGGTCACCTGTGAGACAGCCACTCAG ACCTGCTTCATTGCTATTGAATCCCTGTTTGAGGCGTTTGATGTTTTTCCCGAGTTCCCGTCTCTGGAGTATATGATCTGGCGCTCCCTGGCAGTGAAAATCAGCACCAGCACCTTCATGGAGCACATTATCTATCAG GGCTGGAGTTACCACAGGATTTGTTCTCATCTGGCCCGGGCCTATCTGGTAGACGTGGAGGTGAACAGGAAGTTTGACGTGTACGACGGCACCATGGAGGACGTGGTGGTGATCTATGGGAGTTGTGATGACCTCGCGTCCCAGTGCTCCTACAACGCCCCAGCTCTCATCAGCAGGACTACTCACCAG GTACTGGGCACAGCAAACACCACCAAACTGTTGATCGTGCCAAGTGAGCATTCTGAAATGAAGCAGACCGTCTCAGAGCTTCCAAGACAGGACAGTGTTCCCTGTCTGAGACATGCAGCTCATAGGAGAG CATCTAGAGATGATCGATCGGGGCTGCTGAGAACAGTAAGC GTGATGTCTAAGGAGGGTTCTCCAAAGAGAAGTTGTTCATCACTTGACAAGGCCACGTGA